One window of the Microplitis demolitor isolate Queensland-Clemson2020A chromosome 10, iyMicDemo2.1a, whole genome shotgun sequence genome contains the following:
- the LOC128668779 gene encoding transcription elongation factor SPT6-like, protein MQFSCPLKNTEEYEEVENRRFKNNVIESDDDESSSSESDGDDDESSSSSSSSSSSSSSSSEESDDDGEVNGSKRRKSCDDDDDDDESRNSGNEKSDGADDEVNGSKRKKSHDDDDDFDDRLEDDDYDLIEENLGITVDRRRFKRLKQMPAGGSDDEDDENGRTEKESIANELFENGIDDDTKNQSPSRESEHQGSNLDDDDQSVPSDDDFIVDNDDKPIPKRKYVSAGDSALDQAREIFGVDFDYDTVQHQYDDDMFPEDEDEEAEDERSTRKPTGKNIFQIYEPSDLKRSFYTDLDHEIRCKDIPERMQLRSTPITPVPEGSNELDEEAEWIYKHAFTQRKILQQVTDCSGGMNNLGSKGPETVKKIKNALNLMRNQNFEVPFIAFYRKELVKPELNIDDLWKVYKFDAKWCQLYQRKQKLLRLFENMRDFQLDELMKNPEASLPDEIRIIKDEDIERLKNVQTNEERNDVYNHFMLYYSRDIPRMKEILRQKEMEARQEKNRKRQQYLLEAEEKNSEDPSLGDEDAEETEKNDCTLKQAIRSGPYALYVRAGLSSFAKKFGLTPEHFAENLQDNYQRHEVNQHPVHPDVVAQDYLGGSFQSTEEVLKAVQHMVAIQLAREPIVRKCAREIYMDRAKLSVRPTKKGIRGIDESHPIYTMKYLKDKPVRELVDHMWLKLSTAEADGLITITFSETVKGIVGSDFISEFKQLYIKDEFNRNVQDWNDLRTGSVELAFKKYVIPDLKNELRANITAEAKESITYLCCRKLFNWIKFAPYTCKFNGQDDEAWNTGEGIRSMGIAYVPDVNQAAFASIVAPDGECVDFLKLPHLLKRKNSFNQNERHLKEADLLSLRNFISKNKPHIVVIGGESRDAQTISNDIRECLAKLAVKEQYPAIKVEICDSNVAKLFSTSNRGVAEFREFPPLLRESISLARRLQNPLGEFSQLCNPDEDLLCLKYHPLQDLLSKEELLVDLYTEFINRVNEIGVDLSSNKVYNKNLLQFVCGLGPRKSQVLLKILKSKKNKLENRTHLVTVCHMGPKVFMNCAGFIKIDTATLDDNSDIYIEVLDNTRIHPETYEWARKMAVDALEYGVKNADPGTAIEEIIKTPYKLQELDLEAFAVELERQGFGNKITTLYDVQTELTYRYKDLRVPYKSPSPEEMFTLLTKETQETFYVGKLVQATVIGFRFKKPKVTQLDQAHPVKNDDTGLWKCPFCSKDDFVELTEVWNHFDTGSCPGKAVGVRLRLDNGVSGYLNSINISDNYVANPQDRVHIQQVIACRIIKIDVDQFGSECSSKSSVLADVNNTWRPAKDLYYDTEAEEEDKRAEKESRKSKQPIYTTRLVVHPSFHNISFAEAEKMIKTMDQGEAIIRPSSKGIDHLTVTWKVTDDIYQYIDVIETDKSNSFSLGRSLWIGTEKFEDLDEILARYINVMASNVVEILKFKYYHPEVLGFKEKAEQILKEQKRKNPASIPYIFSASKNYPGKFLLSYVPRLRCYHEYVTVISQGFKYRNQVFNNLDALICWFKKHFRNPIVVPPRVSEMTHRNTSEIKCLAA, encoded by the exons ATGCAGTTTAGTTGTCCT ttaaagAACACTGAAGAGTATGAAGAAGTTGAAAACAGGAGATTTAAGAATAACGTGATAGAAAGCGACGACGATGAAAGCAGTAGCAGCGAAAGTGACGGAGATGATGATGaaagcagtagcagtagcagtagcagtagcagtagcagtagcagtagtagtGAGGAAAGTGACGACGATGGAGAAGTCAACGGTAGTAAAAGACGAAAAAGTTgtgacgacgacgacgacgacgatgaaAGCCGTAACAGCGGAAATGAGAAAAGTGACGGAGCCGACGATGAAGTCAACGGgagtaaaagaaagaaaagtcATGACGACGACGATGACTTTGATGATCGTTTGGAGGACGATGATTATGATTTGATTGAAGAAAACTTGGGCATTACTGTTGACCGTCGACGATTCAAACGTTTGAAGCAGATGCCAGCCGGTGGATCTGACGACGAAGATGACGAAAATGGAAGGACTGAGAAAGAATCTATTgctaatgaattatttgaaaatggcATTGATGAT gataCTAAAAATCAAAGTCCCAGTCGCGAATCGGAGCATCAGGGATCCAATCTTGACGACGATGATCAAAGTGTTCCATCAGACGATGATTTCATTGTTGACAATGATGACAAGCCCATACCCAAGAGGAAATATGTTTCTGCAGGCGATTCAGCTCTGGACCAGGCCAGGGAAATATTTGGTGTTGACTTTGATTATGACACCGTACAACACCAGTACGACGATGACATGTTTCCAGAAGACGAAGATGAGGAAGCTGAAGATGAGAGGAGTACAAGAAAACCTAcaggcaaaaatattttccaaatatACGAGCCTAGTGATTTAAAACGCTCATTCTATACGGACCTAGATCATGAGATCCGTTGCAAGGACATTCCTGAGAGAATGCAGTTACGCTCAACGCCGATTACTCCTGTACCTGAAGGTTCCAACGAGCTTGATGAAGAGGCAGAGTGGATTTATAAGCATGCATTCACAcaacgaaaaattttgcaacAAGTTACGGATTGTTCAGGCGGTATGAATAATTTAGGATCTAAAGGACCAGAAACtgtgaagaaaataaagaatGCGTTGAATTTGATGCGCAATCAAAACTTTGAAGTTCCTTTTATAGCTTTTTACCGCAAGGAACTAGTGAAACCAGAATtaaatatcgatgatttgTGGAAAGTGTACAAGTTCGATGCTAAGTGGTGTCAATTGTACcagagaaaacaaaaattgctgAGGTTGTTTGAAAATATGAGAGATTTTCAATTGGACGAATTAATGAAGAATCCTGAGGCGTCACTTCCAGATGAGATTAGGATTATCAAAGACGAAGATATCGAGCGATTGAAGAACGTCCAAACAAACGAAGAGAGAAATGACGTTTATAATCATTTCATGCTCTACTACAGTCGCGACATTCCGCGAATGAAGGAAATCTTGAGACAGAAGGAGATGGAAGCTCGACaggaaaaaaataggaaaCGTCAACAATATCTTTTGGAggctgaagaaaaaaatagtgaagaTCCATCGCTTGGGGATGAAGATGCTGAAgagactgaaaaaaatgacTGTACTCTTAAGCAGGCCATCAGAAGTGGACCTTACGCACTTTATGTCCGCGCCGGGCTCAGCagttttgctaaaaaatttgGTCTCACTCCTGAACACTttgctgaaaatttacaagacAATTATCAGCGTCATGAAGTCAATCAACATCCAGTTCATCCTGATGTAGTGGCGCAAGACTATCTCGGGGGAAGTTTCCAGTCCACAGAAGAAGTTCTGAAAGCTGTTCAGCACATGGTGGCCATCCAACTGGCACGTGAACCAATTGTACGAAAATGCGCTCGTGAAATTTACATGGATCGTGCTAAGCTGTCAGTACGCCCGACTAAAAAAGGAATCAGAGGAATAGATGAAAGTCATCCGATCTATACCATGAAGTACTTGAAGGACAAACCAGTTCGTGAACTTGTTGATCATATGTGGCTCAAGTTATCGACTGCTGAAGCTGATGGTTTGATAACGATCACATTCAGCGAAACCGTTAAAGGCATTGTCGGCTCAGACTTTATCAGTGAATTCAAGCAGCTATACATCAAAGATGAATTCAACAGAAATGTCCAAGACTGGAATGATTTACGTACTGGTAGTGTAGAAttggcttttaaaaaatatgttatacCAGATTTGAAGAATGAATTAAGAGCTAATATCACCGCTGAAGCAAAGGAATCCATCACGTACTTGTGCTGTCGCAAATTATTCAACTGGATAAAATTTGCTCCCTACACATGCAAATTTAATGGCCAAGATGACGAAGCTTGGAACACTGGAGAAGGCATCAGGTCAATGGGAATCGCTTATGTTCCAGATGTCAATCAAGCTGCGTTTGCTTCAATCGTCGCTCCGGATGGTGAATGCgttgactttttaaaattgcctCATTTGTTAAAACGTAAGAATAGTTTTAACCAAAACGAAAGACATCTCAAAGAAGCTGATTTACTTTCTCTGCGAAATTTTATCAGCAAAAATAAGCCTCATATTGTAGTAATTGGCGGTGAATCCAGAGATGCTCAAACAATTTCCAATGACATCAGGGAATGCTTGGCAAAGCTTGCTGTCAAAGAACAGTATCCTGCTATAAAAGTTGAAATATGTGACTCTAATGTAGCAAAGTTATTTTCTACCAGCAATAGAGGAGTAGCTGAATTCCGCGAGTTCCCTCCACTACTGAGAGAATCGATTTCACTTGCGCGACGTCTACAAAATCCTCTCGGGGAATTTTCGCAGCTTTGTAATCCAGATGAAGACTTGCTCTGCTTGAAATACCATCCCCTTCAAGATTTACTTTCAAAAGAAGAGCTTTTGGTGGACTTGTATACTGAATTTATCAACAGAGTCAATGAAATTGGTGTCGACTTGAGCAGCAATaaagtttacaataaaaatttattacaattcgTTTGTGGATTAGGCCCCAGAAAAAGTCAGGTTCTATTGAAAATActgaaaagcaaaaaaaataaattggaaaatcGTACTCATTTGGTGACTGTGTGCCATATGGGACCTAAAGTTTTTATGAATTGCGctggatttataaaaatagacacGGCTACTCTCGACGACAACTCAGATATCTACATTGAGGTGTTGGACAACACGAGAATTCATCCAGAAACGTACGAGTGGGCGCGTAAAATGGCCGTCGATGCTCTGGAATACGGGGTCAAAAATGCAGATCCAGGTACAGCTAtcgaagaaataataaaaactcccTACAAGCTTCAGGAATTAGATCTCGAAGCTTTTGCCGTCGAGTTAGAGAGACAAGgctttggaaataaaattactactcTCTATGATGTCCAAACTGAATTAACTTACCGCTACAAAGATCTACGAGTGCCCTATAAATCTCCATCTCCTGAAGAAATGTTTACTCTATTGACCAAAGAGACTCAAGAAACTTTTTACGTCGGCAAACTAGTCCAGGCAACAGTTATTGGGTTCAGATTCAAAAAACCCAAAGTTACACAACTGGATCAAGCACACCCCGTTAAAAATGACGATACTGGACTCTGGAAGTGTCCATTCTGTTCCAAGGATGATTTTGTTGAACTCACTGAAGTATGGAATCATTTTGACACGGGATCTTGTCCAGGAAAAGCTGTCGGCGTTAGACTTCGTTTGGACAATGGAGTGTCTGGATACCttaattctataaatatatctgatAATTATGTCGCGAATCCTCAGGATCGGGTGCATATCCAACAAGTGATAGCTTGTCGTATTATCAAAATTGATGTAGACCAATTCGGCAGCGAATGTTCCAGTAAAAGCAGCGTTCTTGCTGACGTAAATAATACCTGGCGACCTGCTAAGGACTTATACTACGACACAGAGGCTGAAGAAGAAGATAAAAGAGCAGAAAAAGAAAGCAGGAAAAGTAAACAGCCGATTTATACTACACGTCTTGTTGTCCATCCGTCATTTCACAATATAAGTTTCGCTGAAGCTGAGAAGATGATAAAGACTATGGATCAAGGGGAAGCTATTATCAGACCCAGCAGCAAAGGAATCGATCATTTAACAGTCACTTGGAAAGTAACTGATGACATTTATCAGTACATTGATGTAATTGAAACAGATAAATCAAATTCTTTTTCATTGGGACGAAGTTTGTGGATCggcactgaaaaatttgaagaccTGGATGAAATACTTGCGAGATATATCAACGTAATGGCTAGTAATGTCGTagaaatacttaaatttaagtactATCACCCTGAGGTTCTTGGATTCAAAGAAAAGGCTGAGCAAatattaaaggaacagaagaGAAAAAATCCTGCTAGTATTCCATACATTTTTTCGGCttcgaaaaattatcctggtaaatttttactgtcgTACGTGCCTCGATTAAGATGTTACCATGAGTATGTTACTGTTATCTCACAGGGATTCAAATATCGCAACCAAGTGTTCAATAATCTTGATGCATTGATATGTTGGTTCAAAAAACATTTCAGGAACCCAATTGTTGTACCCCCTAGGGTTTCTGAAATGACACATCGTAATACTTCAGAGATCAAATGTTTAGCtgcttaa